Proteins from a single region of Leptotrichia trevisanii DSM 22070:
- a CDS encoding BamA/OMP85 family outer membrane protein — MSKLKVKNKVYALIIAVTLFVSVNNLSQAEEKRGIIGKELADNTNSATGNEVQNDEISDVKIRYSQEEIDMANQLSDKVKKKRKKEKKKETARNRRRGRNNNIFEAQEQAREDLKVGTIEFSQLKEISPELLMSKMPVKSGDNYSNKTLSDIYLALKRLGYVSEVNVIPKIRGNNVNIEVQVAEVENAGAVLQKQQIQEEMQKETEYTVANVDIEGTKKRNKEDYLKDLPIKAGDVFIPQKAIDGAQKIFKSGYFSTVEPKIDRKVDNTVSVVYQVKENPDIQSINFEGNTLYKSEELEKALGIKRGEILNGNLLNPDDNGILKLYAKNGYSLVRIDSINVSNEGDVNIGLTEGVVDSIEFEKAPEKNDNERQSSRRSTLRTKPYVFERYLELKPGQIFQEKNIENTVKELYRTGMFTKIVPSIEGKEDDPNARVIKLLVEERPTTTINGSISYGTSVGLVGELKLSDSNFLGRGQDASATLSASNKGDKTFELRWFEPWLKGTEQIQFGGSFYWTQSVDDNADSDEVEKVKKIGTRWTIGKGLSKDIGVSFSARYDNYKELFANKKVNDKYKLFAMGPTFTLDTRDNKFSPTKGFYATMSYERGELIKDPRKYDQFETDLRAYHPTFFGDKNIMAYRAAWGTTGSGTPEALRFSIGGAESVRGYEYSAFDGFDKFHATIENRTKINDTLQLVAFFDIGNAWQNESRDPRTGKKIYKPNRKDAHDFKDLKKGYGIGVRLNTPIGPLRFDYGWPMDPEKKGEKKDKGKFYFSFGQSF, encoded by the coding sequence ATGTCAAAACTAAAAGTAAAAAACAAGGTTTATGCTTTGATTATTGCGGTAACATTATTCGTATCTGTAAATAATTTGTCGCAAGCTGAAGAAAAAAGAGGGATAATTGGAAAAGAATTAGCTGATAATACAAATAGTGCTACAGGAAATGAAGTGCAAAATGATGAAATATCAGACGTTAAAATCAGATATAGTCAAGAAGAAATTGACATGGCTAATCAATTATCAGATAAAGTGAAGAAAAAAAGAAAAAAAGAAAAGAAAAAGGAAACAGCAAGAAACAGAAGAAGAGGAAGAAATAACAATATTTTTGAAGCTCAGGAACAGGCAAGAGAAGATCTAAAAGTTGGAACAATTGAATTTTCTCAATTAAAGGAAATTTCGCCAGAACTTCTTATGTCTAAAATGCCTGTAAAATCAGGAGATAACTATTCAAATAAAACTTTGAGTGACATTTATCTGGCACTTAAGAGATTGGGATATGTATCAGAAGTTAATGTTATTCCTAAAATAAGAGGGAATAATGTAAATATAGAAGTTCAAGTTGCAGAAGTGGAAAATGCGGGAGCAGTTCTGCAAAAGCAGCAAATACAGGAAGAAATGCAAAAAGAAACAGAATATACAGTAGCAAATGTAGATATTGAAGGTACAAAGAAACGTAATAAAGAAGATTACTTAAAAGACTTGCCAATCAAGGCGGGAGATGTTTTCATACCTCAAAAAGCAATTGATGGAGCACAAAAAATATTTAAATCAGGATATTTCTCAACAGTTGAGCCAAAAATTGACAGAAAAGTTGACAATACTGTTTCAGTAGTTTACCAAGTTAAGGAAAATCCAGATATACAAAGTATAAATTTTGAAGGTAATACTCTTTACAAATCTGAAGAACTGGAAAAAGCATTGGGTATAAAAAGAGGAGAAATCTTAAATGGTAATTTATTAAATCCAGATGATAATGGAATTCTTAAATTATATGCCAAAAATGGATATTCCCTTGTAAGAATTGACTCAATAAATGTTTCAAATGAAGGAGATGTAAATATTGGATTAACAGAAGGGGTTGTTGATTCTATTGAATTTGAGAAAGCACCAGAGAAAAATGATAACGAAAGACAGTCATCAAGACGTTCTACTTTAAGAACAAAACCTTATGTGTTTGAAAGATATTTGGAATTAAAACCAGGACAAATTTTCCAAGAGAAAAATATAGAAAATACAGTAAAAGAACTTTATAGAACAGGTATGTTCACTAAGATAGTGCCATCTATTGAAGGAAAAGAAGATGATCCAAATGCAAGAGTTATAAAACTGCTTGTGGAAGAACGTCCAACTACTACAATTAATGGAAGTATTTCTTATGGGACTTCAGTTGGATTAGTAGGGGAACTTAAATTATCAGATTCAAACTTCTTAGGAAGAGGACAAGATGCATCGGCTACACTTTCAGCTTCAAATAAAGGGGACAAGACATTTGAACTTAGATGGTTTGAGCCTTGGTTGAAAGGAACAGAGCAGATTCAGTTTGGAGGATCATTCTACTGGACTCAATCTGTAGACGATAATGCTGATTCAGATGAAGTGGAAAAAGTTAAGAAAATTGGAACTCGTTGGACAATTGGTAAAGGACTGAGTAAGGATATTGGTGTAAGTTTCTCTGCAAGATACGATAATTATAAGGAATTGTTTGCAAATAAAAAAGTAAATGATAAATATAAATTATTCGCAATGGGGCCAACATTTACCCTTGATACAAGAGATAACAAGTTCAGTCCTACAAAAGGATTTTATGCAACAATGTCATATGAAAGAGGAGAACTTATAAAAGATCCTAGAAAATACGATCAGTTTGAAACAGATTTAAGAGCTTATCATCCGACTTTTTTTGGTGATAAGAATATAATGGCATATAGAGCGGCTTGGGGAACAACAGGAAGCGGAACTCCAGAAGCCTTGAGATTCAGTATTGGTGGAGCGGAATCAGTTCGTGGATATGAATATAGTGCATTTGATGGATTTGATAAATTCCATGCGACTATTGAAAATAGAACAAAAATTAATGACACATTACAGTTAGTGGCATTCTTTGATATAGGAAACGCTTGGCAAAATGAGTCAAGAGATCCTCGTACTGGTAAAAAAATCTACAAGCCAAACAGAAAAGATGCTCATGACTTCAAAGATCTTAAGAAAGGTTACGGAATCGGGGTAAGATTGAATACACCAATTGGGCCGTTAAGATTTGACTATGGTTGGCCAATGGATCCTGAGAAAAAAGGTGAGAAAAAAGATAAAGGTAAATTCTACTTTAGCTTTGGACAATCATTCTAG